In Saccopteryx leptura isolate mSacLep1 chromosome 9, mSacLep1_pri_phased_curated, whole genome shotgun sequence, the genomic window GTTTAATTTCTCTAAGTTTCAGTgttctcatataaaaaaaaaacatggaaagtAATGCTGGTCCTTTGGCATTGtgtaaatattaagtaatatttcatttGCTAGAAGTACTTGTCAGGGTTCTTGGCACAGTACCTGTATGTGCTGCCTAAACAGTAAGTGGTGTGATGAGTGGTGTGAACACCACGTGAGATCTGAAGCTGAGTGGAGGTGTGTTCATCAGCAGGAAGTTATGTCTGGCGTGAGGGTAAGAGCTTCTCTAGAGGTACAGGCTAGCTGCTTTTAGGCCAGGAAGTCAAGCTGGCACCCCAAGACCCAGGGAAGTGGATGATACATACCAATGACTATGGTTGTGTTGGCTTTCACCATGCTGGGCCACCAGTGGCCCTCTGAGCCTATGGAGAGATTGACCACATGTGTTCCAGGGCTCCCAGGCTGCCATATAACCCCAAATTTCCAAATTCCCAGAAGTCTCCATGTTTCTGTCATACATTTAACCAGAACTTGTAAATTTTGATGGGACTGTGCAGGGGTGAGCTGCAGAGAAAGGGCAGAGGGGGCCAGGAAGCAGGCACCTGTGTGGGATTTTGAAGGAACCTTCCATTCCAGGACCTCATGGTTGCCATCTATAAATGAAGGAACTGGACgagtggaggaaggaaggagagaagtctCTATCTCTTGACAAATGGCAAAGTCAGGAGTGGCTGCTAGAGTGTGGTGCGGGGAAGGAGCTCCAGGGGCGTGTCAGACTGATTAGTGATCAAGTGGGAGAGTCAGGGCCCAGCTGGGGAGTGGAGTGGCTGAGAATGCTTCCAACTCAAATAGCCACAAATAAATGTTGTTGATGAAGAGTTATAGCATCTCATATGTCAGATGGATCTACAAGATGGAAGCTGAAAGGCAAGGCAGGACTCTGTCTATCCTGTGGTTTTGATGCCTGCTCAAAATTCACAGATGGTCAGTCGGTACTGCAGGCAGTTCTTGTCGTTCCACTGCCCATCTTTGTACATCTCCACACACTTTTCTTTGCCCCGACCCCTGGGCTCTCCTGGGTACCAGCTGGTGTAATTCACAGGGGCCCCATCCAGGTAGTTGAAGACTCCAGGGGTGGGGCCCTCAATCAGGCCCAGGTAGGCATAAGTGTTGTGCTTCTTCACAATGCTTGCAATGGCTTCATTCTCTTCTAGACTCCTTGGGACTGCAATGCTGCCACCCAATTTGAGACATGACTCTCTAATGGCATCAAAATTGGCTGACTGCCCATTGGTGGAGAAGACTTTCTCTCCCACTTTCAGCATGGAGCCCTGCAAACTGAGGACTGAGAGCAGAGGAGTCTGGGTCAGGCGTCTTTGTCTCACTTGGGCTCTCTGCCTCTATACTCTCTCCAGTCTCTTCATCTCTGCATCTCTGTCTTACCTCCTCTCCAATCCTAGCTTTCACAATTCTCCTCTTTGCTCTCATCATTCTGTTCATTCACTCATGCATTTAAGCAATTATTTATTAACTGCCCCTATAAGTATGTGCCCAAAACtgcaattttttaagtgagaggaggggaggtagagagacaactgggatcctcctggcaaccctcatcgggagccgatgctcgaatcaactgagctgttgcctaaggctgacactcagaccagccgaaccactggctgcaagagaggaagagagagagggaggggaagagcagcAGACGGTCTCTTTTCATgggttccctgactggggatcgaacctgggacgtccatacatcaggccaatgttctattcactgaacAAACTCGCCAGGGCCAAAAAACAGCAATTTCTTGGGATTCAGTAGAAAGTAAGATAGGCCGAGAACTTGCTTTCCCCCAAGGAGTGGATCCGTGTCCACGTCTGTCCTCTCTGGGCCATCTTAGAGGTCAGAAAAGGGGAGCATCATTTCCTCCAAGACATGCATGTCCACACCCATGTGTCATATCTTTAGGTTATAGAGCCTGGTGTTGAGGATGAGGGAAACTTATGGGAGACCCCTTATCCTAAAGGCTCTAAGGGGTCCCTTACCTCCCATCGACTGCAAGATTTGATGTCTCAAGTCATGGAGTGTGGTTTGGAGCTCCTCATCTAGATAAGCTGGAAGCCCTGTAGAGAAAACCCCATCCAGCATGAGGGCATACCAACTGAGACCCCCCACTTGCTGCCAAACAGGTGTGATACCAGCTTTGCCTGGCATTCTTCCCTCTACTTGTCCATAGCCACTGCCCAGGCCCCAGGTTGTTAGGGTCCCCTACACTGGAGCGTGCTCCCACCCTCCTGCACACTTGTCCTTACACCTGCtgagcctcccctcctctcctctcccccctcccctcccctcccctcccctcctcccctctcctcccttcccctctcctctcctcccctcccctcctcccctctcctcccttcccctctcctctcctcccctcccctcccctcccctcccctcccctcccctcccctcccctcccctcccctctcctctcctctcctcccctcccctcccctcccctcccctcccctctcctcccctctcctctcctcccctcccctcccctcccctcccctcccctcccctcccctcccctcccctcccctctcctctcctctcctcccctcccctcccctcccctcccctcccctcctcctctcccctcccctcctcccctctcctcccctcccctcccctcccctcccctcccctcccctcccctctcatctcctctcctctcctctcttctcctctccactcctctcccctcccctctcctgccatAGCCTTTAATGGCTCTGTCTGCCCAGCTCTGTGGGTTTTTCTGGTTGTTGGGCAGAGCCTCCTCCCCCGCCTTCCACCTAGGGAAAGTGTGGTTCCCTCTGCACACTCCTGAAGGACCTTAAGTACTACACAGAACTTCCAAGTTTCCCTCTTCGCGTGGGGCTCCCAATCACACCATCCGCTTGGATCTTTGGTCCACATAACGTCCTCCACCTTTCACCATGCTCCGGGTGCCTCACCCTTAAGAAGTGCCTCCCCTGCTTCCTAGCACTGCCCCATTACTTACATCACACACCCTGTGCTCCTACAGCAGCCATGATGCATAGGGAACTTTCTACACCCATTGGTCCCTGCATTGTGGGCTGCTACCCAGACCCTTCCAATTTCCTTCCTCAACCTCATATTCTCTTATTTAGGTTGAGCAGCATACCCTTTGGGGGCCTCCATGGTTTTGTTTGATTCCTTCACCCCTCGTGTGACAGTCAAATGGGCACTGTGCCCATGTTGCCCCTGACCGCCTTCCCCACCCTGCTTACCTGGAGGGCCTTTTTCACCACGTTCGCCCTTATCTCCACGCTCTCCAGGGGCACCAGGGACTCCAGTTAGCCCATCCCGCCCAGGAAGGCCTGGCATTCCTCCAGGGGGGCCCATGGGGcctgaggagagaaggggaaacgAATGTATGCTATCTAGCATCCACAACAGGTTGGACTCGCATGACTGGACCTCCATGAACAGCCAGGCTACCTTATCAGTGCAGGGCTGTTGTAGTCTAATGGCCCTGGGACACTCCTACAGTGCCCCACCCTCCAGGACACCTGGGCCACTGTCCCTCGGCTGCAGTACCTGGAGGCCCAGGGTCTCCTTTGACACCATCTCTTCCGTCTCTGCCCGGCAGGCCATGCGATCCTGGACTGCCAGGGATGCCCGGGCTCCCACCACAAACTTCTTTCACATCACACTCGATGCCAGAGACCACCAGCAGGACAAGGGTGAGGACCAGAGAGCAGAGCAACATCGCTTCTGTTCCAGCTGCTCCTCCTGCGGAAGGGAAGGGCTGTTGGCCCCAACGAAGCATTTGCGAaggtgtcccctcccccacatagCTGTGCCTGAaggtgtcccctcccccacatagCTGTGCCTGAAGGTGTCCCCCCCCACATAGCTGTGCCTGAAGGTGTCTCCTCCCCCACATAGCTGTGCCTGAAGGTGTCCCCCCCCACATAGCTGTGCCTGAaggtgtcccctcccccacatagCTGTGCCTGAaggtgtcccctcccccacatagCTGTGCCTGAAGGTGTCCCCCCCACATAGCTGTGCCTGAaggtgtcccctcccccacatagCTGTGCCTGAAGGTGTCCCCCCCACACATAGCTGTGCCTGAAGGTGTCCCCCCCCACATAGCTGTGCCTGAaggtgtcccctcccccacatagCTGTGCCTGAAGGTGTCCCCTCCCACATAGCTGTGCCTGACGGCCAGCGCAGGCACAGGGGGAGCTCCGGGAAGACCCCAACTATCCTTGGGAACCCCTGGCATCACCTGCATCTCACTTGATCTCATGCCCCACTGTTctgccctggggtggggtggtACCTGGGCGGCCAAGGAGGAACAGGGTACAGAGCTCTGGAGAGTTAGAGGACCTGGCTGTAAAGGAGGTCCTTTACACCTTGCTGTGTGACCATGGGGAACTCACTTCACCACTCTTAACTTCAGCTGAAACTTCTGTTCCCTGGAGACACCTGACCTATCCCTCCCAGGCTGTTGGGAGGAGGGGTGGGTCACTCACTCACTTCATGTGTCCCTTATACTCTCAGCCCCTCTCCTCTCAGGTTCTAAGGGATCATGATCCTGAGGATAAGTGAAGATGACCAGGGTGTGTGGCCTGGCCACTCCAAGATGGTCAATGACAGGGAGACCAACTTGGCAGGCTGTCCTCTGCCCCCTGGCAGGCCCTGCTGGGTTCCGAGTGGGAATGGACCCGGCTGAGGAGCCCAGTGAAGTATAAGGATACTGGCAAGCCCACCTGCTTGCAACATAGTTAAAATCCTGTGAGTCAACAGCAGGGGTGTGTGGGGAGGCCCCTCCTTCCCCGCTCAGCCTTGCATTAAGCCTGTGACTGCAGGGTGGTTCTCACTGGCTGCATCGCAGGCCCTGGAGAACACCCAGGGGAGGGGGCTACACTCACCTACACTAACAGAGCCCACGTGGATCTGTCTCCAGGTCAGAGTGGAGAGGTGCACAGCACCATTTATACAGACGTAGGCTACCAGCTTTCCTCTCTGCCCTGGAGAGGCTCCTGTCACAAGGGCCTCTGCTCCGGGGAGGGCCAGGCAGGAAGCAGCTCTTGTGTTTGTAGAGCCGTTTCCTCAGAGAGCTCTCAGGCTGGAGGGCACTTAGGAAGCATGCTCTAAGAAGGGAAACTTTCCATGGCCTGGAGGTCCCCTCCCATGTTTCCAGGCAGTGCAGGATGAGAGCACTATACACAGGGCCTGACGGAGACACATGGCAAGgacaccctccctctcctgggcctcagttccccATCCTGGCTGGTGACATGCTCACAGTCGAGGATCACCAACCCCAAATGCTCACCACAGGAAAGAACAGACCAAGGCTGGACTCTTCACAGGAGAGCAAAGAGGCAGCTCAGCAACATGCAGGGCCATGTCCATGTGACTCCTCTCTGAGGCCATTTCAGCTCTGGAGACTGTTGGGCTCTCAGAAGGGTCCATGTGCCTCCAGACAGTGCAGAGGCCCTGGGCAAGCTGAGGGTGGTCGGGTTGGTCTGGATCAGTggaagtcaacctggtctctaccgcccactagtgggcattccagctctcatggtgggcggtagtggagcaaccaaagtataaataaaaagataggtttaactatagtaagttgttttataaagatttattctgccaaacttagtaaaaatctagcataaagtacttggtaagtaattattattatatgctttaacttgctgaaactctgctttataaattttataaagtaaagttacttccctactttataaatcaccattactatggaacttgTGGCagttactaacagagatacaaaagtgggcggtaggtataaaaaggttgactacccctggtctggATAAACTGTCTGTCACAGGCTGTGTCTCAGCACTGAGCTCCCAGCTCCTGCTTCTAGGGCCTGTGACTGGGTTGGTGGCACATAGTTCAGAGTCACAGGTATTGACTGGTATCGCAGGTAATGCATGTTCCCCTTTGCTCTGTGCTGGCAGAGTCAGCtgtgggaggcagggcagggcccaGACAGTCACAGGAGGGCAGCAGTTTCTGCCTCTGGCCATGGGTGATGTCTGATCACCGCGATGGTGATGTCTTTAAGTAGTGGAATTATATATGAAGCTCTAATTGATGAGATCTCCTATTTAAGGCATTTGATTAGGAGGGAATCTCAAACTAGGGTTGAGAAATCAATACAAGGAAAAATTGTCCTGCTTACTTGTAAGTGGTTCAAAAAATCTTGAGATCCTCAGGAAGAGCTGGAGAGCTTTTCAGGAGTGGGAGCTCAGCTGATGGAACCCCACTCCTCAGGACAGGAAGCCAGCCAGAGCCTACTTGGGGCGCTGAGTGCTTTCAGCTGCCCAGCTGCTGCAAGCGACGTGCCTTAGTGTGGGTGCTGGGCCAGGTAGGACGGAGGAGCCCAGGCACGGCTGGGATCAGTGGGCGAGCAGTTCCATCAGAGGGACTCCAGCTTggcttgggggagggagggctgtTCGGCAGATGAAGAGACAGGAACGGAACAGAAATCTTCTACGTGAATTTAGAAGGGTCTGGAGAGAGGTAGCTGAGATGCCCAGGGCCACAGGATTGGTGTGGGGGGGAGTGGACTTTGTCAGACACACCTGAGTTGCAGTTTGGAGCTGCTGCTTATTATTTATGTGGCCTTGGtcagattacactggggaacattttttttttctgttgcatgaggttttagaactgtttctatatttctgcattgctgattccaaatatgaaaaccATTTTTTGGttcatgctctaatttttatgcaattttaatttctttttgttacagttaatggtatgcattgatttttaaattggagttaaagggcaacgactcttggattgaccataaccacaaggcaattaataatgttttacaaacatcacttttacataattgtagttgtttttaagtgtaaaaaattattatctgattaaaataccctcttattttgttttaagattaaatcatggcttcttcgaataggcgtaaatgtaagaatagtcctgacaccttctgttatatatgtggctgttacacacttcaacatcaaaggcgcgaTATTTCATCATtcgtgacatgtgcatatattgcctattttcaagttccccttggcgatcaagacaagaattgggctcttcatattgtgtgtcataattgtgaggaaatgcttcgtgactagacaaaaggaaaacacaaaggaatgccttttggtattcccatggtttggcgtgaacctaaggaccacagcagtgactgttatttctgtctgatccatacaaagggcatcggcaagaaaaaacggcatatgatcatatatcctaatattccttcagcaatacgacctagcccacactctgagacactccctgttccagttttcaatagttttatttcttctaaggatgaagaaaatgaacatggtgatcaagtatattttgataagatgcatgaggaaatggttgtagaatctgaagggtcttcttctgatgccaagcagtcattaacccctcagcagtttagccaacccgaattaaATGGCTTAGtaggaatgacataaaaattgtcctcgactttccgaagtatgaggagcataactgaatcatttgtgtggatcttaaaatggtaa contains:
- the LOC136381023 gene encoding pulmonary surfactant-associated protein A isoform X2, with translation MLLCSLVLTLVLLVVSGIECDVKEVCGGSPGIPGSPGSHGLPGRDGRDGVKGDPGPPGPMGPPGGMPGLPGRDGLTGVPGAPGERGDKGERGEKGPPGLPAYLDEELQTTLHDLRHQILQSMGVLSLQGSMLKVGEKVFSTNGQSANFDAIRESCLKLGGSIAVPRSLEENEAIASIVKKHNTYAYLGLIEGPTPGVFNYLDGAPVNYTSWYPGEPRGRGKEKCVEMYKDGQWNDKNCLQYRLTICEF
- the LOC136381023 gene encoding pulmonary surfactant-associated protein A isoform X1, which codes for MLLCSLVLTLVLLVVSGIECDVKEVCGGSPGIPGKRGDKGERGEKGPPGLPAYLDEELQTTLHDLRHQILQSMGVLSLQGSMLKVGEKVFSTNGQSANFDAIRESCLKLGGSIAVPRSLEENEAIASIVKKHNTYAYLGLIEGPTPGVFNYLDGAPVNYTSWYPGEPRGRGKEKCVEMYKDGQWNDKNCLQYRLTICEF